The sequence below is a genomic window from Flagellimonas marinaquae.
AAATGTGCCGGGTTCTCCACCAAAAAACTCGGCGGGAATCTGCGATACGGGTTGTTTTAACTGGTTCTGATAGCTAACGGCACCATTGATCTGGGGAAGTCCTGTAGCAATGGTTTCCCATTTTTGTTTTTGCGCATCCAGGACATCTCTTTCGGCATTCTGGGCACTGTAGTTATGCTCCAATGCATGTGCAATGGCCTGATCCAGGCTAAAGCTTGGCGGTGCATCTTGAGCAGATGCCAGCCAAGACATTATAAATAACAGGCTGAATAACGTTTTTCGCATTTATTCTTTGTTTGAATTGATGATTGAATTGAGTATTTTTCTTCCCTCGGGGGTTACAATGCCCCTTAAGTGATATTCTAAATAGAGATCTAGTATTTCGGCTTTACTAAATATTTCTGTGGGAAACATGCTGTTGTCCTTGATACTGGTAATGCCCATAAAGTAAATTCTGGAAACAAATTCCACGTTAAGGTTGTCTCTATAAATGCCCAGTTCCATGCCACGTTTTACATTGTCGGCTACACAGCGATGGGTGCTTTCGAATTGGATTTCTTTAAGGGCCGAGTGTATTTTTGGGTAATATTTTTGGAGCTGGTACAAGGGTGATGATTTTTCATCTTTTAAATGGGTCATTACAAACCTCTTGATCTCATACAGCTCTTCAATAGGGTTCTTTTGTAAGCTCACGATATCGTCTATGCCACAGACAATAAAATCGGACATGGCCATTGCGGTTTGTTGTACCAGATCGGTTTTGTTTTTGTAATGGGAATAGATCGTTTTTTTGGAAATGCCCATTTCGTGCGCCAAATCGTCCATGGTAACGCTCTTAAACCCTAGGTTTAAGAACATTTCGGTCGCTTTCTGAATTATTTTTTCCCTCATAATCAGGGGCAAAGTTAAACACGGAAACTTTAAAAACAAAAAAAGTTTCCTTGGTTTTACAATTTTTTAACGAGAGATTGTCTATTTGTTATAATCGGGGTCCTTGCTGGCAATAACCAATGGGCTCAGTTGCGTATTCTTTTTGGAACTGTCGCTAGCAATATGTCCCAGTCTCCAAAAAAAAGGGCTAAACCGTAACACGTATTTTTTCTTTTCCTTACTCTTCTTTTGTTGTACCATGATTTTCGTTTTTTTCTACATAGGCTTTAAAAGCTACTTCGCCTTCTTCTTTCCAGTATTGATCGTAATGCTTCCATTCATCAAAATCCCTTCTCCATGTTGCACATTTATGCGAAGACCTTAATTTCTTTTTATGGGAGGATTTGCCTTTGCCTTTGCTGCCTCCACCTCCAAAGCCGAACAAAAGTTTAGCCAACACAAAAATGCCCAACGCTTGCCAGTAGGTTACTGTACCCGCGCCGAACAGGTCGGGCATAAGCCAGTTCCATAAACGCATTAATACATAATTGGCCAAAAGGAAGAGGATTCCTCCAAGAACGATTATTGCCAAAATCTTCACTCCTTTTTTGACATATTTTTCCACCTTTTTTTCTACTTGTTTTTCAAACACTTGATTAGTTTCCATATTCAGGTTCTTTTATTTTTTCTAATTTTTTTGATAGCTCCGACATGGCCCTGTGCCTTCTGGACATTAAAGTGCCTGCCGGTATTCCGGTTCTTTCTGCAATCTGTCTATAATTGTAACCTTCAAAATCTATGGCGATCACAATGTCGCGGTACACGGGTTTAAGGTCTTCCACGGCCTTTTTTAGGGCCTGCTCCATTTCTGTGGAATAACTATTGTCCGCATCTCCGTAGAAAAACTCCGCAAATTCCCTCCATTGCCTGTCGATTTCTTCGCTGGGGAGTTTTTTCTCTTTTTTGCCTCGCATAATATCAATGATCCTGTTCCGTATTGCATTGTAAACAAACCCGCCCACATTGGTTATGGGAATGGCATCCTCGGGCCGGGAAAATATCCGTAGGGCAACATCCTGTACAATATCTTCTGCGTCCTGTTCCGATGTATCCCTGATCCTGGATTTTACATATGACCGCAACGAACCATACTCCTCGTTAAAAAAGGTGGTCAAATTGTTATGGTTGTCGTTTTTGGCTGCCATTCGGTCAAATCAGGTTGCGCTGCATCTATAGAGACGATGAAAAAGTTTTCTATTGCAGTATTTCTATATTTTTTTAAATCCTGTTCATGTCAAATGCGTTTACCCTAAACCGGATTTTGGGTTGGGCCTTTGGCCAAAATCAATTTTTTGAGCGTATTTTTGGCCCCATGTCAGATATCGATATCATTAGTAAGTATAGAGAGCAGTTTGTTACGCATCTCCAAGCCAGAACACAAATTACGGACCCACGGAATTTGTACGAACCGATCCAGTATATTCTGGGATTGGGCGGTAAACGATTACGCCCAATACTTGCGCTGATGACGGCCGAAGCATTTGGGGGCAAGGCCGAAAAAGCAATGGATGTTGCTTTGGCCATTGAGATGTTCCATAACTTCTCCTTGGTTCACGATGATATTATGGATGATGCCCCGTTACGACGGGGAAAGACCACGGTGCACGAAAAATGGGATATAAATACTGGAATTCTCTCTGGGGATGCTATGTTGATACTGTCCTATCAGTTTTTTGAGGGCTACCCGGTAAAAACCTATTTCGAGCTCACTAAATTATTCAGCAAAACCGCTTTGGAAGTATGCGAAGGCCAACAATACGATGTTGATTTTGAGACACGGGACGATGTGACCATCCCCGAATACTTAAAAATGATCGAGTATAAAACCTCCGTTTTGGTCGCTGCGGCCATGAAGATGGGGGCAATCGTTGCAGATGCGGACCCAAAAGACGCCGATGCCATTTACGAGTTCGGAAGAAACTTGGGGATCGCTTTTCAGTTACAGGACGATTTTTTGGATGCCTTTGGCAACCCGGAGACCTTTGGAAAACAGATAGGCGGGGATATTATAGAAAACAAGAAGACCTATTTATACCTAAAGGCCCTCCAAGGCGCCACCAAAGATGACAAAGAAGGCTTGTTGCACCTATATTCCATTAAACCTGAGGATTCCTCGACAAAAGTAGAGGCAGTGAAAACCATATTTGAAGAAAGTGGAGCGGTCGAAGAAACCGGAAAGGCCATAAAAAAGTATACACAAATGGCATTCCGTGCATTGGACGAAACCAAACTGCCGGAACAAAGTAAGGAGCTGCTACAACAATTTGGGGAAAGTTTAATGGAAAGGACCGTTTAAAACAATCGTTTAAACAAAGCTCTTATAAAAGGTAATGGTCGAGGAGCCGTTACGATTTGCAGTTCTTCCCAAATATTGGTTTCATTTTCCAGAAATTTTAGTATTAAGGATGCCTTTCTTCTTTTGAACATGGATTCAAAAATCTCGTGTCCACAATGGTTGTGTTCGAATAAGATATCCAACAGAAGCATGTCGTAAAACAAAAATCTGTTTTTTTGATAAAAACCGG
It includes:
- a CDS encoding TetR/AcrR family transcriptional regulator, producing the protein MREKIIQKATEMFLNLGFKSVTMDDLAHEMGISKKTIYSHYKNKTDLVQQTAMAMSDFIVCGIDDIVSLQKNPIEELYEIKRFVMTHLKDEKSSPLYQLQKYYPKIHSALKEIQFESTHRCVADNVKRGMELGIYRDNLNVEFVSRIYFMGITSIKDNSMFPTEIFSKAEILDLYLEYHLRGIVTPEGRKILNSIINSNKE
- a CDS encoding RNA polymerase sigma factor — protein: MAAKNDNHNNLTTFFNEEYGSLRSYVKSRIRDTSEQDAEDIVQDVALRIFSRPEDAIPITNVGGFVYNAIRNRIIDIMRGKKEKKLPSEEIDRQWREFAEFFYGDADNSYSTEMEQALKKAVEDLKPVYRDIVIAIDFEGYNYRQIAERTGIPAGTLMSRRHRAMSELSKKLEKIKEPEYGN
- a CDS encoding polyprenyl synthetase family protein → MSDIDIISKYREQFVTHLQARTQITDPRNLYEPIQYILGLGGKRLRPILALMTAEAFGGKAEKAMDVALAIEMFHNFSLVHDDIMDDAPLRRGKTTVHEKWDINTGILSGDAMLILSYQFFEGYPVKTYFELTKLFSKTALEVCEGQQYDVDFETRDDVTIPEYLKMIEYKTSVLVAAAMKMGAIVADADPKDADAIYEFGRNLGIAFQLQDDFLDAFGNPETFGKQIGGDIIENKKTYLYLKALQGATKDDKEGLLHLYSIKPEDSSTKVEAVKTIFEESGAVEETGKAIKKYTQMAFRALDETKLPEQSKELLQQFGESLMERTV